A stretch of the Nothobranchius furzeri strain GRZ-AD chromosome 5, NfurGRZ-RIMD1, whole genome shotgun sequence genome encodes the following:
- the si:dkeyp-84f3.5 gene encoding zinc finger protein 208, which produces MPSADRQNYLVMEKQTTVTSFASAQLIGESSTFICTECGDGFSQYSSVLSHMAVHGPLDSFSFDGSSYGFEIPREYVLQENGTLTVLNGLSQSHSSNSSTSVKPISSGVLPSHLPVSPNFKPQPPSYKDPLRPRPSDLDKSQQGHHRCEICNRSFNGLQNLHRHQQYRNTERGYKCTLCCRIVEDRHGLKKHLQNHLSEQINYCGHCGKRFLTMDALNAHQKENHSLPKPLGKPENKEDKKSEKAYACKKCKLNFFWVSDLQIHSLYYCKGQEPDVGFLSEIEGNSNDSEDMQLVNCHSNGTVDDIKNGDSQISREASSETEFKPTFTPYRCGLCGDTFEKLSSLKEHHVTHQTQEEIDKLNQESQKTFKRRIPPKGKRRRSNPNGKLHPCKHCHRVFNHSSSLSRHMRYHKGTMHTCAICGRQFPQRCDLRRHLVMYHKTELEKKPGLKLLYLRPKNGNAPKFDDAENINSPGETTIAPSENELVSTDQNPTEKQTRKAGRINYKCQECGKKFGLLCVYQRHLRYHKKETNKCPQCPAQFKNPSSLELHLQNHPNNEHAVDGTGQTFHDIETNEDKAHEKDKADDREDYPGEKQKNKENSSEALYECTECTKAFSCLDTFLQHQTSHGSETLTNEN; this is translated from the coding sequence ATGCCATCAGCAGACAgacaaaattatttagtaatggaAAAACAGACAACTGTGACGAGTTTTGCTTCGGCACAGTTGATTGGAGAATCAAGTACATTCATCTGTACAGAGTGTGGGGATGGATTCAGCCAGTACTCCAGTGTGTTGAGCCACATGGCAGTTCATGGACCTTTGGATTCATTTTCCTTTGATGGGTCTTCCTATGGATTTGAAATTCCTCGAGAATACGTGCTTCAAGAAAATGGCACACTGACAGTTTTGAATGGtttgtcacagtcacattcctcaAACTCGAGTACTTCCGTGAAACCAATATCTTCTGGAGTATTGCCATCACATTTGCCAGTATCCCCAAATTTTAAGCCACAGCCCCCTTCATACAAAGACCCATTAAGGCCGAGGCCATCAGACCTGGACAAATCTCAGCAAGGCCATCATCGTTGTGAAATATGTAACAGGTCATTTAACGGCCTACAGAATTTACACCGCCACCAGCAGTATCGAAACACAGAGAGGGGATATAAGTGCACTTTGTGCTGCAGGATTGTTGAAGATCGACACGGCCTCAAGAAACATCTACAGAACCACTTATCTGAACAAATTAACTACTGTGGTCATTGCGGTAAGAGATTCCTTACAATGGATGCCCTGAATGCTCATCAAAAAGAAAATCACTCTTTGCCCAAACCTTTGGGTAAACCAGAGAATAAGGAAGACaaaaagtcagaaaaagcatATGCCTGCAAAAAGTGCAAGCTGAATTTCTTTTGGGTATCAGACCTTCAGATACATTCTCTCTATTATTGCAAGGGACAAGAGCCTGATGTTGGATTTTTATCTGAAATAGAAGGGAATTCTAATGATTCTGAAGACATGCAACTTGTAAACTGTCACAGCAATGGCACGGTGGATGATATTAAAAATGGAGATAGTCAAATCTCAAGGGAAGCCAGCAGCGAGACGGAGTTTAAACCCACTTTCACACCATACAGATGTGGTTTATGTGGTGATACTTTTGAGAAATTATCCTCTCTTAAGGAGCATCATGTCACACATCAAACGCAGGAAGAAATAGATAAGCTGAATCAGGAATCCCAAAAGACTTTCAAGCGAAGGATTCCACCTAAAGGCAAACGAAGAAGAAGTAATCCAAATGGGAAACTACATCCTTGTAAGCACTGTCATCGAGTCTTTAATCATTCTAGCAGTTTATCTCGCCACATGAGATATCATAAAGGTACCATGCACACTTGTGCAATTTGTGGCAGACAATTTCCTCAGCGCTGTGACTTGAGAAGACATTTAGTCATGTACCACAAAACTGAATTGGAAAAGAAACCTGGTTTGAAACTCTTGTATTTACGTCCAAAAAATGGCAATGCCCCTAAATTTGATGATGCTGAGAACATAAATAGTCCTGGCGAGACCACCATTGCCCCCTCTGAAAATGAACTAGTATCTACAGACCAAAATCCTACAGAGAAGCAAACCAGAAAAGCAGGCCGCATTAACTATAAATGTCAAGAGTGTGGGAAGAAATTTGGGCTTTTATGTGTGTACCAACGACACTTGCGTTATCACAAGAAAGAGACTAATAAATGTCCTCAGTGTCCTGCTCAGTTTAAGAATCCATCGTCCCTTGAGCTCCATCTTCAAAATCACCCAAACAATGAACATGCAGTTGATGGCACTGGGCAAACATTTCATGACATTGAAACTAATGAAGACAAAGCCCATGAAAAAGATAAAGCAGATGACAGAGAAGACTATCCTggtgaaaaacaaaaaaacaaagaaaattctTCAGAAGCCCTTTATGAATGTACTGAGTGCACCAAGGCCTTCTCGTGCTTAGACACATTTCTTCAGCATCAGACATCTCATGGCTCAGAAACGCTAACAAATGAAAACTAA